Below is a genomic region from Xylophilus sp. GW821-FHT01B05.
AGGCCAGGAACAGGCCCAGCAGCCCATAGGCAAAGCTGATGCGCCCGAGCCCTGCGGCCTCGGTCAGGCTGGCGACCACACCCTGGCGCCCGCCCAGCAGGATCACGAAGAAACCCACGATCACGCCCGGGAAGGACAGCGGCAGCGTCAGCAAAGACAGCAGCACGCGCCGGCCGGGGAACTGGCGGCGCGCCAGGTAGATGCCCACCGCGCAACCCAGCACCAGCGTGACCAGGGTCACCGCCACCGACAGCAGCAAGGTGTTGAGCAGGCTCTGCAAATAGCGCGGCTCGGTCAGCACGGCCAGGTAGATGCCCCAGCCCTTGCTGGCCGGCAGCACCACCAGCCAGGCCACCGGCAGCAGCCAGAAGGCGGCGAAGAAGATCGCCGCCGGCGCCAGGCAGGCCAGCAGCAGCGGGCGCGAGGTGGTGGTGCTGGATGAACGCATGGGCAGATGGCGTTCAGCGCACGGCGCGCAGGTACTGGTCCGAGAACGCCTTTTGCACGGCGGCCATGCGGGCGTAGTCCACCGGCTTGGCGCGGGCGTAGTCGGTGGCGGGCAGGAACTGGGCCTCTACATCCTTGGGCATGGCGCTGGCGCGCACCGGGCGCAGGTAGGCGCGCGCCCAGATCGCCTGGCCTTCGTCCGACAGCACAAAGTCCAGCGCCTTCTTGGCGTCAGCCGCGTGCGGGGCCTTGTTCACCAGGCTCATCACATAGGGCACGGTGATCGTGCCTTCGGCCGGGATCACGAAGGCGACGTTGGCCTTGTCCTTGTACTTGGCGCGGTAGGCGTTGAAATCGTAGTCCAGCAGGATCGCGATCTCACCCGACAGCACCCGCGCATAGGAGGTTTGCTTGGGCACGATGGGCTCGTTCTGCTGCAAGGCCTTGAAGTAAGCAATGCCGGGGCCAAAATCATCCAGCGTGCCGCCACGCGCCTGGTTCACCGCCACCGCGCCCACATAGCCAACAAAGGCAGAGGCCGGGTCCAGGTAGCCGATCAGGCCCTTGTACTCAGGCTTGAGCAGGTCGGCCCAGGATTGGGGCACCGGCTTGCCCTTGAGCGCGTCCACATTGACCATGAAGCCCAGCGTGCCGGAGTGGATGGCAAACCAGTTTCCCTGCGGGTCCTTCAGGCCATCGGGGATGTCCTTCCAGGCGGCGGGCTGGTAGGGCGCGACCACGCCCTCGTGCTGCGCCTGGATGGCGAAGGTCACGCCCAGGTAGGTCATGTCGGCCACCGGGCTGGCCTTCTCGGCCACCAGCTGGGCCAGCGATTGGCCGGAGTTCTTGTTGTCCGGCGGAACGGTGACGCCGGTCTTGGCCTTGATGGCGCGCAGCTGCGTGCCCCAGTCGGCCCATTCGGGCGGGCAGTTGTAGCAAATGGCGGTCTGGGCCATGGCGCTGCCGGCGGCCAGGCCGGCAACGAGCAGGCCCAGGCGGGCCCAGCGGTGGAGGGAGCGGCGCATAGCAAGTCCTTTCAGGGGATAGCAATGAATGAAGGGGTCAGCAAGATCAGGAAGAAGCAGTAGCAGGGCAGGCGGCATGCGACTCGCCCTCGCGAAAACCGTGCTCCAGCAGCACGCTGTCGGCGGCGGACAGCGCCGCGTCGCGCGCCAGCGCATCCAGCACCAGTTCCACGCCGCGGCGGCCGATGTCGTGATTCGGCTGCACCACGGTGCTGAGCACGGGCGTCAGTTCTTCGCCCAGCGCAATGCCATCGAAGCCGACCACGCTCAGGTCCTGCGGTACGCGCAAGCCGCACAGGTGGGCGGCGCGCAGGCTGCGGATCGCCAGCAGGTCGTTGGAGCAGACCAGCGCCGTTGGCCGTGTCGGTGGCGTCAGCAGCTCGGCCAGCAACTGGGCTGCGGTGGTGGTGAAGGGCACTTCGAGCAGGCGCGTGCGCGCGCCGGGCACGGCCTCCATGCCCTGCAGAAAGCCTTGGTAGCGCTGCTGCGCCCGGTCCGATGCCGTGCGCTGGCCGCTGACCATTGCGATATCGCGGTGCCCGAGCCGGGCCAGCCGCTGCACCACCTGGGCCACGGCGCCGCTGTTGTCTATGGACACGCAAGGGTGCTCCGCATGGCGGCTGTAGAGCAGCACATAGGGCAGGCCTGCCGCGCGCAGCCGCCCCAGCACTGCAGACGTGGCCGGGTCGGACACCACCAGGATCATTCCCGCCGCATTGCCCGCCAGCAGTTGCTGCGCCGCCTGCTGCTCCTGGGCGATGCCGTAGTCGGTGGTGATCGGCACGATGGCATAGCCCGCCGCCGTGGCCGCCTGCGCAATGCCTTCCAGGCACTCCGCAAACACCGGGTTGAGCAGCGTCGGCAGCACCACGCCCAGCACCCGGCTGCGCTGGGTGCGCAAGGTGCGCGCGCTGGCATTGGGCAGATAGCCCAGCGCCAACGCCACTTCCGTGACCCGCTCGCGCGTGGCCGGGCTGACCTTGTCCGGTAGGTTGAAAACCCGCGACACCGTGGCTACGGATACGCCGGCCTGCTGGGCGACTTGCTGGATGCTCATGTCAATTTGAACGATGTAATCGTTTACATTGAAACGCTCCAGTGTGACGCCGTGATGACGCCGCGGGCATGGGCTGCAACCCGCAGTGGGTTTCGGTTTTTTGGGTAAAAAGTGCCTCTAGCCCAGGTGTAGCCTGGGCTATTAGCTATCTATTTTGTAGTTGGGCGGCTAAGAATCGGGCCGCGCCAGCCGTCTACGTCATTCCCGCGATGGCGGCCATTGCCGGGCCGCGTGCAAGACGCGCAGCACGCGCACCATGTTGCCGCTGGTGTCGTAGATCAGGATGTAGTTGCGATGCGCCACCAGCTCGCGGGTGCCGGCGACACGGCCAAGGCGGCCAAGGCCGGGATGATCAAGCAGACGGCCCGCTTTCTCTGCGAGCAGCTCATCAAGGGCCAGTGCGGCAGCCGGGTTGTCGGCCTCGATGTAGTCATAGATGTCGTCGCGATCCTGGATGGCCTCTGGCGTCCAGAACAGACCCATCACTTGGTCGAGGCTTCAAGCCGGCGGCGTGTGGCGGCCCGCTTCGCTGCGAACTTTGCCTCGACCTCGGCCGCCGGGACCAGATTGCCGGCATTGGCCGAGTCCAGGCCGGCCTGCACCTCGCGGCGCAACCAGCTGTCATGCTCGGCCGCGTCCTGCTGTTGCCGCACGAAGTCGCGCATGAAGTCACGCAGGAGCTGCGCGGCGCTACGGTCCCGGGTTTTGGCGGCCGTGGAGAACTCATTCTTCAGGGCCTCATCAACCCGGAACGTAAAGGTTGCTTCGCTCATGTCGCCACCCCGATGTGTTACAAGTGAAGTGCAATATAGCACTTCACTTGAGTCGGCCTACTTCTTCCGAACCCGCAGCAACTCATCCAGGATCAGGCAGATGGCACCGATCGTGATCGCCGAATCTGCCAGGTTGAAGGCCGGAAAGTGCCAGCCCGCCCAGTGGAAGTCCAAAAAATCCACCACGTAGCCGTGCATCAGTCGGTCCACCACATTGCCCACCGCGCCGCCCAGGATGCAAGCCAGCGCGAACGAGAACAGGCGCTGCCCCGCGTGCGAGCGCAGCATCCAGACGATGAACAGCGCCGCCGCCACGCCAATGGCGGTAAAGAACCAGCGCTGCCAGCCCGACGAATCCGCCAGGAAGGAAAACGCCGCGCCGGTGTTGTGGGCGCGCACGATGTTGAAGAAGCCCGTGATGTGGGTGTAGTCACCCAACTGGTAGGCACCCAGGATCAGGCTCTTGGTGACCTGGTCGGCGACGACCAGCAGCGCGGCCAGCGCCAGCCAGGGCAGCACGCCCATGGGGCGGCGGCCGCTATCCGTGCCGTAGGGAATGGGCGTCATCAGGCAAAGCTCCGTTCTTCACCGGCACCGTAGAGGTTGCTGCTGCAACGACCGCAGAGCGTTGGGTGGGCAGTGTCCTGACCCACGTCGGCGCGGTAATGCCAGCAGCGCTCGCACTTGGTGTCGGCGCTGGCGCTGGCCTTGGTGGACAGCTCGCTTCCCGCCACCAGGTCGATGGCCGAGGTGATGAAGACAAACTTCAAATCCTCGCCCAGGCTTTGCAGCAGCGCCAGATCTTCCGGCGGCGCGCCCACGGTAAGCACGGCCTGCAGCGATGCGCCGACCTGGCCGGCGCTGCGCAGCGCCTCGATGTCCTTGTTGGCCGCGTCGCGGATCTCGCGGATGCGGCCCCACTTGGCCAGCAGTGCTGCGTCAGGTGTACCGAAGTCGGAGTAGGTCTCCAGGAAGATCGATTCCGAGCGGCCCACCAGCTTCCACGCCTCTTCTGCGGTAAAGCTGAGGAAGGGCGCCATCCAGCGCAGCATGCCCTGGGTGATCTTCCACAGCGCGGTCTGGGCGCTGCGGCGTGCCAGCGATTGGGGCGCGGTGGTGTAGAGCCGGTCCTTCAGGATGTCGAGGTAGAAGCCGCCCAGATCTTCCGAGCAGTAGAGCTGCAGCTTGGCGACCACCGGGTGGAACTCATAGACCTCGTAGTGCGCCAGGATCTCGTCCTGGAACTGCGCGGCGCGGGCCAGCGCGTAGCGGTCGATCTCCAGCAGGTCGGCATCGGCCACGATATCGGTCGCGGGATCGAAGTCGCTGGTGTTGGCCAGCATGAAGCGCAGCGTGTTGCGGATGCGGCGGTAGGCATCCACCACGCGTGCCAGGATCTTGTCGTCGCCGGCGATGTCGCCGGAGTAGTCGCTGGCAGCTACCCACAGGCGGATGATTTCGGCGCCCAGCTTGTCGGCAGTGACTTGCGGATCAACGCCGTTCTTGAGCGACTTGCTCATCTTGCGGCCCTGGCTGTCCACCGTGAAGCCGTGCGTCAGCAAGCCCTTGTAGGGCGCGCGGTCGTACATGGCGCAGGCGGTCAGCAGCGAGCTGTGGAACCAGCCGCGGTGCTGGTCATGGCCTTCCAGGTACAGATCGGCCGGCCAGGCGGACTGCGCCGCGTGGCTGTTCTTCAGCACGGTGTAGTGGGTGGTGCCAGAGTCAAACCACACATCCAGGATGTCGTTGCTCTTGGTGTAGTCGGCGGCTTCTGCGCCCAGGATGTCCTCGGCCGTGGCCTTGCTCCAGGCCTCGACGCCGCCTTGCTCCACCATGCTGGCGGCCAGGTCCATCAGCTCCATGGTGCGCGGGTGCAGCTCGCCAGTCGCGTTGTGCAGGAAGAAGGGCA
It encodes:
- a CDS encoding ABC transporter substrate-binding protein — encoded protein: MRRSLHRWARLGLLVAGLAAGSAMAQTAICYNCPPEWADWGTQLRAIKAKTGVTVPPDNKNSGQSLAQLVAEKASPVADMTYLGVTFAIQAQHEGVVAPYQPAAWKDIPDGLKDPQGNWFAIHSGTLGFMVNVDALKGKPVPQSWADLLKPEYKGLIGYLDPASAFVGYVGAVAVNQARGGTLDDFGPGIAYFKALQQNEPIVPKQTSYARVLSGEIAILLDYDFNAYRAKYKDKANVAFVIPAEGTITVPYVMSLVNKAPHAADAKKALDFVLSDEGQAIWARAYLRPVRASAMPKDVEAQFLPATDYARAKPVDYARMAAVQKAFSDQYLRAVR
- a CDS encoding type II toxin-antitoxin system RelE/ParE family toxin, yielding MGLFWTPEAIQDRDDIYDYIEADNPAAALALDELLAEKAGRLLDHPGLGRLGRVAGTRELVAHRNYILIYDTSGNMVRVLRVLHAARQWPPSRE
- a CDS encoding ABC transporter permease codes for the protein MRSSSTTTSRPLLLACLAPAAIFFAAFWLLPVAWLVVLPASKGWGIYLAVLTEPRYLQSLLNTLLLSVAVTLVTLVLGCAVGIYLARRQFPGRRVLLSLLTLPLSFPGVIVGFFVILLGGRQGVVASLTEAAGLGRISFAYGLLGLFLAYLYFSLPRAISTYTAAAEAMDMALEEAARSLGASRLRVVRDVWVPELAPTTLACGAILFATSMGAFGTAFTLASKFEVLPITIYDEFTNYANFALAASLSIALGLVTWLVLFVARRLSAQE
- the lspA gene encoding signal peptidase II, which produces MTPIPYGTDSGRRPMGVLPWLALAALLVVADQVTKSLILGAYQLGDYTHITGFFNIVRAHNTGAAFSFLADSSGWQRWFFTAIGVAAALFIVWMLRSHAGQRLFSFALACILGGAVGNVVDRLMHGYVVDFLDFHWAGWHFPAFNLADSAITIGAICLILDELLRVRKK
- a CDS encoding LacI family DNA-binding transcriptional regulator, with translation MSIQQVAQQAGVSVATVSRVFNLPDKVSPATRERVTEVALALGYLPNASARTLRTQRSRVLGVVLPTLLNPVFAECLEGIAQAATAAGYAIVPITTDYGIAQEQQAAQQLLAGNAAGMILVVSDPATSAVLGRLRAAGLPYVLLYSRHAEHPCVSIDNSGAVAQVVQRLARLGHRDIAMVSGQRTASDRAQQRYQGFLQGMEAVPGARTRLLEVPFTTTAAQLLAELLTPPTRPTALVCSNDLLAIRSLRAAHLCGLRVPQDLSVVGFDGIALGEELTPVLSTVVQPNHDIGRRGVELVLDALARDAALSAADSVLLEHGFREGESHAACPATASS